The Arenicella xantha genome window below encodes:
- a CDS encoding DoxX family protein, which produces MNTSSNATAAMLLRLTLGTILLAHGLLKLLVFTLAGTVGYFESLGLPAIAAYLTIFGELAGGAALILGLYTRLTALATLPILVGATWVHLANGWVFSNQGGGWEFPLLLTMLAVIVAIQGAGKFALRKLPVIDAWIPNAVKS; this is translated from the coding sequence ATGAACACATCTTCTAACGCGACTGCAGCAATGCTACTCAGACTCACGCTCGGTACCATTTTATTAGCCCATGGGTTATTGAAATTGTTGGTCTTCACTTTAGCTGGAACGGTCGGCTATTTCGAGAGCCTAGGACTACCAGCAATCGCCGCGTACTTAACCATCTTCGGCGAACTTGCCGGTGGCGCAGCACTTATCTTAGGCCTTTACACACGCCTAACCGCGCTTGCCACCCTACCTATATTGGTCGGAGCCACTTGGGTACACCTTGCTAATGGCTGGGTATTTAGCAACCAAGGCGGCGGTTGGGAATTTCCCTTACTACTAACGATGCTAGCGGTGATTGTAGCGATACAGGGTGCAGGTAAGTTTGCGCTACGCAAGCTGCCGGTAATCGACGCCTGGATCCCAAATGCAGTTAAATCATAA
- a CDS encoding pirin family protein, producing MINTVPFKSLGHANHGWLNARHHFSFAEYYNPKRMNFGVLRVINDDIIKAGAGFGLHPHQNMEIITFVRRGAITHRDNQGNEGRTEAGDVQVMSAGTGIYHSEYNLESEDTQLYQIWIEPNKLGVKPHWDAHEFPKNDTDALQLLVSGDGRAPLQINQDADVYAGRLSANTRVSQRLKHQGYLLVSSGSVQLGDVLLEQGDGAEITDQKQIELLAHSDAQILLLDIPSENHAATH from the coding sequence ATGATTAACACCGTACCATTTAAATCATTAGGCCATGCTAACCATGGCTGGCTCAATGCTCGGCACCACTTCAGTTTCGCCGAATACTACAATCCTAAACGCATGAACTTCGGCGTATTACGCGTGATTAACGACGACATTATTAAGGCGGGAGCGGGCTTCGGACTGCATCCACATCAAAATATGGAGATCATCACCTTTGTACGACGTGGCGCTATTACGCACCGCGACAATCAAGGCAACGAAGGTCGCACCGAGGCTGGTGACGTCCAAGTCATGAGCGCGGGAACCGGCATTTATCACTCGGAATATAACTTGGAAAGCGAAGACACACAGCTGTATCAGATCTGGATTGAGCCGAATAAGCTCGGCGTTAAACCTCACTGGGACGCTCATGAATTTCCAAAAAACGATACCGATGCTTTGCAATTACTGGTGTCTGGCGACGGCCGTGCTCCATTGCAAATCAATCAAGATGCGGATGTTTACGCCGGACGACTAAGCGCTAACACACGCGTCAGCCAGCGGCTGAAACATCAGGGCTATTTATTGGTTTCGTCAGGGTCGGTACAACTCGGCGACGTGTTGCTGGAGCAAGGCGACGGCGCTGAGATCACCGACCAAAAACAAATTGAATTGTTAGCCCATAGCGACGCCCAAATATTGCTACTCGACATACCGAGCGAGAACCATGCCGCGACGCATTAA
- a CDS encoding sulfotransferase family 2 domain-containing protein, which produces MIPVVNDKYRYILLYSAKSGCTSLRKLYLEVHKNELSDTQQASLDHYHNLHEIQPYQADRDYSDYFTYTITRNPYLRIVSAYLDQYVYARNAGMQAMLDRDPPVDALPNNFIEFLEYLESVPDSHRDEHVQSQAYFAYAGPVVTNASRRYKWFGQKPNGAFGVQYYGDISGFKRHSEHVFKRVFKHDKAQLDHALTKLAQSSKHNSSFYGEVDYADAAQLTVAELDELVFAPKPQDFYRSARARELVQRIYAADFELFNYDANDVPERPASKEIHLVPADLDWQMYLRLNPDLTPDVFYNERLVIRHYLEFGRFETVPRAYKIEAPSGFDWRRYLALHEDLSAAGITTESAAIEHYISFGIREEREI; this is translated from the coding sequence ATGATTCCAGTGGTCAATGATAAATATCGCTACATTTTGCTGTATTCGGCAAAGTCGGGGTGCACGTCGCTGCGAAAATTGTATTTGGAGGTTCATAAGAATGAACTGAGCGATACTCAGCAAGCGTCACTCGACCATTATCACAACCTGCATGAAATACAGCCTTATCAGGCTGATCGCGACTACAGCGATTACTTTACCTACACGATTACGCGTAACCCATATCTGCGCATCGTTAGTGCCTATCTGGATCAATACGTTTATGCCCGTAATGCTGGCATGCAGGCTATGCTCGATCGCGATCCACCGGTGGATGCCTTGCCAAATAACTTTATTGAGTTTTTGGAGTATCTAGAAAGCGTGCCGGATAGTCACCGAGATGAGCACGTCCAGTCACAAGCTTACTTTGCGTATGCTGGTCCCGTGGTGACCAACGCTAGTCGTCGTTATAAATGGTTCGGCCAAAAGCCAAATGGTGCTTTTGGTGTACAGTATTATGGCGATATCAGTGGTTTTAAGCGCCACTCTGAGCACGTGTTTAAGCGTGTGTTTAAACATGATAAGGCGCAACTTGATCACGCCTTAACAAAACTGGCACAATCGTCCAAACACAATTCGTCGTTTTACGGTGAAGTGGACTATGCCGATGCCGCGCAACTAACCGTGGCAGAACTCGATGAATTAGTCTTTGCGCCTAAGCCACAAGACTTCTATCGCAGTGCTCGAGCGCGCGAACTCGTGCAGCGAATATACGCGGCTGATTTTGAATTGTTCAACTACGACGCAAACGATGTGCCTGAACGGCCAGCGTCAAAGGAAATTCACTTGGTTCCGGCGGATTTAGATTGGCAAATGTACCTGCGGCTAAATCCGGATTTGACCCCCGATGTGTTTTATAACGAGCGTTTGGTGATTCGCCATTATCTCGAATTTGGACGTTTTGAGACGGTGCCAAGGGCATATAAAATTGAAGCGCCGTCGGGATTTGACTGGCGTCGCTATTTAGCCCTTCACGAAGACCTTAGCGCGGCGGGTATCACTACTGAGTCTGCGGCTATAGAACATTACATTAGTTTTGGAATCCGCGAAGAGCGGGAGATTTAA
- a CDS encoding FMN-dependent NADH-azoreductase yields MNRILHVDASARSTESTTRKASQQLVSLLAGPDSRVQYRNADAALPLLNEAMVNAYFTPAEQRTEEQEAHIAESNRITQELIDADLIIIGVPMYNFSAPAAFKAWCDLAARANITFKYTSTGPEGLLKGKRAIVVTNSGGTEVRGAQDFLTPWLKHFLAFLGIEDSTFVTVAELTTNSATVLAAVAETARQNAA; encoded by the coding sequence ATGAATAGAATATTACACGTCGATGCCAGCGCACGCTCGACCGAATCGACAACTCGAAAGGCCAGCCAACAACTAGTCTCATTACTTGCAGGTCCAGACAGCCGCGTTCAATATCGTAATGCCGACGCCGCACTGCCGTTGTTAAACGAAGCGATGGTCAATGCATATTTTACGCCAGCGGAACAACGAACAGAGGAACAAGAAGCACACATCGCGGAATCTAACCGCATAACCCAAGAACTGATTGATGCCGATTTAATCATCATCGGTGTGCCAATGTATAATTTTTCCGCGCCGGCCGCATTTAAAGCATGGTGTGATTTAGCGGCACGTGCCAACATCACCTTTAAGTACACCAGCACAGGCCCTGAAGGTTTACTCAAAGGTAAGCGCGCTATTGTGGTAACCAACTCTGGTGGCACCGAAGTGCGTGGCGCTCAGGACTTCCTAACGCCATGGCTCAAGCACTTTCTAGCATTCCTTGGCATTGAAGATTCAACCTTCGTCACGGTTGCCGAACTAACAACGAATTCTGCAACCGTATTGGCTGCAGTAGCCGAAACAGCTCGTCAAAATGCCGCCTAA
- a CDS encoding cation:proton antiporter, with protein sequence MYNIIDIAAVLISVSALFAYINHRFIGLPTTIGVMVIALLVSLLVTVLDLLGLGDFHSAAQQLLGGIDFNETLLHGMLSFLLFAGALHVNLSDLRDQKWIIISLATVGVCTSTFLVGTAAYYLLAILNCHLPYIYCLLFGALISPTDPIAVMATVKRLGVSKELETTIAGESLFNDGVGVVVFMVLLLLLQHPEQITVSHVALLFAEEAIGGVLFGLVLGALGYYLINSIDNYKVEVLITLALVMGGYGLALYLHTSGPIAVVVAGLITGNVLRQHAMSDQTRQSIDDFWELIDEILNVILFALIGLEVLIIPFDAQWVIAGFILIVVVLAARFISVGMPIRLIGLRAQIAPHLVKILVWGGLRGGISVALALSLPLGEFRDLVLFLTYIIVVFSIIVQGLTLGPLIRKLT encoded by the coding sequence GTGTACAATATTATTGATATTGCGGCAGTTCTGATTAGTGTGTCCGCGCTATTTGCCTATATAAATCATAGATTTATCGGGTTGCCGACGACGATTGGAGTGATGGTGATTGCCTTACTGGTGTCGCTATTGGTAACCGTTTTGGATTTGCTTGGTTTGGGCGATTTTCATTCAGCGGCTCAGCAGCTTCTCGGCGGCATTGATTTTAACGAGACGTTGCTGCACGGCATGCTGAGTTTCTTGTTGTTTGCTGGTGCATTGCATGTCAATTTGTCTGACTTGCGTGATCAGAAGTGGATCATCATCAGTCTAGCCACTGTGGGCGTTTGTACCTCGACCTTTTTGGTGGGGACTGCGGCCTATTATCTACTGGCAATATTAAACTGCCACCTACCATATATCTATTGCTTGTTGTTTGGTGCTCTTATCTCGCCGACTGATCCAATCGCCGTAATGGCAACAGTGAAACGTTTGGGTGTTAGCAAAGAGCTTGAGACAACCATCGCCGGCGAGTCATTATTTAATGATGGGGTTGGCGTTGTGGTGTTTATGGTGTTGTTATTGTTACTACAGCATCCTGAACAAATCACAGTCAGTCACGTTGCACTGCTATTTGCCGAAGAAGCGATTGGTGGTGTTCTGTTTGGCTTGGTATTAGGTGCGCTGGGTTACTATTTAATCAACAGTATCGACAATTACAAAGTAGAGGTGTTGATAACGCTTGCGTTGGTCATGGGGGGTTATGGCTTGGCGTTGTACTTGCATACTTCTGGCCCAATCGCCGTTGTGGTGGCGGGCTTGATTACTGGTAATGTATTGCGTCAGCATGCGATGTCTGACCAGACACGTCAAAGTATCGATGATTTTTGGGAACTGATTGACGAAATTCTCAACGTGATTCTATTTGCTTTGATTGGTCTAGAAGTGTTGATTATTCCATTTGATGCGCAATGGGTCATTGCTGGCTTTATTCTGATTGTCGTGGTGCTTGCAGCGCGCTTTATCAGTGTTGGTATGCCGATTAGGTTGATCGGTTTACGTGCTCAAATAGCGCCGCATTTAGTCAAAATATTAGTTTGGGGCGGTCTGCGTGGTGGCATTTCAGTGGCTTTAGCACTTAGTCTGCCGTTGGGCGAATTTAGAGATTTGGTATTATTTCTAACTTATATCATCGTCGTGTTCTCGATCATTGTGCAAGGTCTGACGCTCGGACCATTGATTCGTAAACTGACTTAG
- a CDS encoding glutathione peroxidase — MSIYEYSATNIRGEEISLADFEGKVLVVVNTASKCGFTPQFEGLEGLYNDLEAKGLVILGFPCNQFGSQDPGADGQIEEFCQLNYGVSFPMFSKIDVNGSKAHPLFKYLKKEARGVLGSESIKWNFTKFLINRDGEVVKRYASTDKPEGMRADIEKLL, encoded by the coding sequence ATGTCAATTTATGAATACAGCGCCACCAATATTCGTGGTGAAGAAATCAGCCTTGCCGACTTTGAGGGTAAAGTTTTGGTCGTTGTGAATACCGCTAGTAAGTGCGGGTTCACACCTCAGTTTGAAGGTTTAGAAGGTTTGTACAATGATTTAGAAGCGAAAGGTTTGGTGATATTAGGCTTTCCCTGCAATCAGTTCGGTTCGCAAGATCCGGGAGCCGATGGGCAGATCGAAGAATTCTGTCAGCTGAACTATGGTGTTTCGTTTCCGATGTTTTCGAAAATCGATGTTAATGGTAGCAAGGCTCATCCCTTGTTTAAGTACCTAAAAAAGGAAGCGCGTGGCGTCTTAGGTTCTGAATCAATTAAATGGAATTTCACCAAGTTTTTAATTAATCGGGACGGTGAAGTTGTGAAGCGTTATGCCTCAACCGACAAGCCTGAAGGTATGCGGGCTGACATCGAGAAGTTGCTGTAA